In a single window of the Hydrogenobaculum sp. 3684 genome:
- a CDS encoding glycosyltransferase: MMKIAHVINTLAGAGAERVALDVFDCLKGYDQEFIVAKNIIDYEIDFRPKILFNIKKKPFYIPAFIYEKILLNKLSKALKDFDVIISHLRDMNTRLCLLKSKNLIKAKLIIVEHVTKELYSKKEIKYIKSLYKYADIGVGVSEKVVKDLEEYGVKKTVLIENAIDHDKIKALSLEEDITFDKFSFLSVGRLSEDKDYPTLLKAFKIANIDAHLFIIGEGSKKEELLNLSKSLKIEDKVKFLGFKKNPFPYVRACDVFVSSSKRESFSMVVLEAMGLGKAVICTDVVPFAKDGFNALVVPKEDEEALSKALIKIYQNKNLRDSLSQNAFLFSQSYSKSYFCEKYKNIITML; this comes from the coding sequence ATGATGAAGATAGCCCATGTGATAAATACACTTGCAGGTGCAGGCGCTGAAAGGGTCGCTTTAGATGTTTTTGATTGTTTAAAAGGATATGATCAAGAGTTTATAGTGGCTAAAAACATCATAGATTATGAAATAGATTTTAGACCTAAGATATTGTTTAATATTAAAAAGAAGCCCTTTTATATACCAGCTTTTATATATGAGAAAATCCTTCTTAATAAGCTATCCAAGGCTTTAAAAGATTTTGATGTGATAATATCCCATCTAAGGGATATGAATACAAGGCTTTGCCTTCTTAAGAGTAAAAATCTTATAAAAGCAAAGCTTATAATAGTAGAGCATGTAACAAAAGAGCTTTACTCTAAAAAAGAGATAAAGTATATAAAAAGTCTTTATAAATATGCAGATATAGGAGTGGGTGTATCAGAAAAGGTTGTTAAGGATTTGGAAGAATACGGAGTCAAAAAGACAGTTCTTATAGAAAACGCGATAGATCACGATAAGATAAAAGCGCTATCTTTAGAAGAAGATATAACCTTTGATAAATTTAGTTTTTTAAGCGTTGGTAGGCTAAGCGAGGATAAAGATTATCCCACACTTTTAAAGGCTTTTAAAATAGCAAATATAGATGCACATCTTTTTATAATAGGAGAGGGCTCCAAGAAAGAAGAACTTTTAAATCTTTCTAAAAGCCTAAAAATAGAAGATAAGGTTAAGTTTTTAGGTTTTAAGAAAAACCCATTTCCATATGTAAGAGCTTGTGATGTGTTTGTTAGCTCTTCAAAAAGAGAGTCTTTTTCCATGGTGGTGTTAGAAGCAATGGGTCTTGGTAAAGCAGTTATATGTACAGATGTGGTGCCCTTTGCCAAAGATGGTTTTAACGCTTTGGTGGTGCCAAAAGAAGATGAAGAGGCTCTTTCAAAAGCTCTCATAAAAATTTACCAAAATAAGAATTTAAGAGATAGCTTATCTCAAAATGCATTTTTGTTTTCACAATCTTATTCCAAATCTTATTTTTGCGAGAAATATAAAAATATCATTACTATGCTATAA
- a CDS encoding lysophospholipid acyltransferase family protein: MECPDTKLGKYVIRPLWFGIRGIFRNVFNIRAFNIENIEGLEGVIFASNHRSHLDPPVLNALVKEPLYFIAKKELFEAPVIGFLYKHMRAIPVQRGSGDFGAIEKAIELLNIGCNVCIFPEGRRAPAGEFLKPKTGVGIMVVKTKKPVIPIYIENTDINFPIGAKYPVPKVPINVYFGKPIHFGDLEDNIQSYKLVANTTMEHIKELAYNKR, encoded by the coding sequence ATGGAATGCCCAGATACAAAACTTGGGAAATATGTGATAAGACCTCTTTGGTTTGGTATAAGAGGTATTTTTAGAAATGTATTCAATATTAGGGCTTTTAATATAGAAAATATAGAAGGGCTTGAAGGGGTTATTTTTGCATCAAACCACAGATCTCATCTAGACCCACCGGTGTTAAACGCTTTGGTAAAAGAACCTCTTTATTTTATCGCCAAAAAGGAGCTTTTTGAAGCACCTGTCATAGGGTTTTTATACAAACATATGAGGGCTATACCAGTCCAGAGAGGTTCTGGAGATTTTGGAGCTATTGAAAAGGCTATAGAGCTTTTAAATATCGGTTGTAATGTTTGCATATTCCCAGAGGGAAGAAGAGCGCCGGCTGGGGAGTTTTTAAAACCAAAAACTGGTGTTGGTATAATGGTTGTAAAAACCAAAAAACCAGTGATACCAATATACATTGAAAATACGGATATAAATTTTCCTATAGGAGCAAAGTATCCAGTGCCAAAAGTGCCTATAAACGTATACTTTGGAAAGCCCATTCATTTTGGAGATTTAGAAGATAACATCCAAAGCTACAAACTTGTGGCAAACACCACAATGGAGCACATCAAAGAACTTGCCTACAATAAACGTTAG
- a CDS encoding mechanosensitive ion channel family protein: MEKITITRHLMLLELLGHVFKIIEEYGLLVFCFSFWSILFFCIGFLIGISLNAVFKRFKTTNKISISPFLIGIWLAFLVAYIFSDYLYITKKDHVVIKHHLIIDRTIIFFFVIINFLILSKIIGLILSKIIGKIIDLFIKPETDELNSPILKDLIVLFVFIIGLFIAFQIIGISITTLITTLGVGTAVIGFVVRDTLSNLLSGFYILVSKNIRVGDYIKFDEYEGYVKDIHWHTTHIRTLSKNIIAVPNSKLTSSVITNYNLTYEHMSVVFSFSVGYKENLERVEKLLIEIAKEVVNKVESADKSYEPVVRYRSFGSSGIELILVVRVVKEFQKQYFIVHELIKAIKKRFEEENIEIPYQTINVIIKDES; encoded by the coding sequence ATGGAAAAAATAACAATCACCAGACACCTAATGTTATTAGAGCTCCTGGGCCACGTTTTTAAAATTATAGAAGAATACGGTTTATTGGTGTTTTGTTTTAGTTTCTGGAGTATTTTATTCTTTTGTATAGGGTTTTTAATAGGAATATCTCTAAATGCAGTTTTCAAAAGATTTAAAACCACCAACAAAATAAGCATAAGCCCGTTTCTTATAGGAATTTGGTTAGCTTTCTTAGTAGCTTATATATTTTCTGATTATCTTTACATCACAAAAAAAGATCATGTTGTAATAAAACATCATTTAATAATAGATAGGACTATAATATTTTTTTTCGTTATTATCAATTTTTTGATACTTTCAAAAATTATAGGATTGATACTTTCAAAAATTATAGGAAAGATAATAGATTTATTTATAAAGCCTGAAACCGATGAATTAAATTCTCCCATATTAAAAGATTTGATAGTGTTATTTGTTTTCATTATCGGGCTTTTTATAGCTTTTCAAATTATAGGAATCTCTATAACTACTCTTATTACAACCTTAGGAGTTGGTACAGCAGTAATAGGTTTTGTCGTTCGGGATACCCTATCAAACTTATTATCTGGGTTTTATATACTGGTTAGTAAAAATATAAGAGTAGGGGATTATATAAAGTTTGACGAATACGAGGGTTATGTAAAAGATATACATTGGCATACTACTCATATAAGAACTCTTTCTAAAAACATTATAGCGGTGCCAAACTCAAAACTCACATCTTCTGTCATTACAAACTATAACCTCACTTACGAACATATGTCAGTGGTGTTCTCTTTTTCTGTGGGTTATAAAGAAAATCTTGAAAGAGTAGAAAAACTTCTTATAGAAATAGCAAAAGAGGTTGTAAACAAAGTAGAAAGTGCAGACAAAAGCTATGAGCCAGTCGTAAGATATAGATCTTTTGGTAGTTCTGGCATAGAGTTAATTCTTGTAGTAAGAGTAGTAAAAGAGTTTCAAAAGCAATATTTTATAGTCCACGAGCTTATAAAAGCCATAAAAAAGCGATTTGAGGAAGAAAACATAGAAATACCATATCAGACGATAAATGTAATAATAAAAGACGAAAGTTGA
- a CDS encoding trimeric intracellular cation channel family protein: MIDFWSVFSFINLVGIVAFSISGTLKAIKEDLDLLGITVLAITTALGGGILRDVIINTIPIAFKSKENMIFAILGLLIGISIYKFEGIESSMLILIPDAVGLSAFSTTGAMIAYKAGVNVFGIVILATLTGVGGGVISDILLGKIPSVLKDDFYASCSIIGAVIFYITTTFFKNITLAASFCVISVFSIRMLAIMLKWKLPKFK; this comes from the coding sequence ATGATTGACTTTTGGTCAGTTTTTTCTTTTATAAACTTGGTTGGTATAGTAGCCTTTTCGATATCTGGTACTTTAAAAGCCATAAAAGAGGATTTAGATCTTCTTGGTATAACGGTTTTAGCTATCACCACAGCCCTTGGGGGCGGTATATTAAGAGATGTCATAATAAATACCATTCCAATAGCTTTTAAATCTAAAGAAAATATGATATTTGCCATTTTAGGGCTTTTGATAGGGATATCTATTTACAAATTTGAGGGTATTGAAAGCTCAATGCTCATACTAATACCAGATGCTGTAGGATTGTCGGCTTTCAGCACCACAGGTGCCATGATCGCTTATAAGGCAGGCGTAAACGTGTTTGGAATTGTTATACTGGCTACACTGACAGGAGTAGGTGGGGGTGTTATAAGCGATATACTTCTTGGAAAGATACCATCTGTTTTAAAAGATGACTTTTACGCTAGTTGTAGCATCATAGGCGCCGTTATTTTTTATATTACAACAACGTTTTTCAAAAACATAACGCTTGCGGCATCTTTTTGTGTAATATCGGTTTTTTCAATAAGGATGTTGGCTATAATGCTAAAATGGAAACTTCCTAAATTCAAGTAG
- the trmFO gene encoding methylenetetrahydrofolate--tRNA-(uracil(54)-C(5))-methyltransferase (FADH(2)-oxidizing) TrmFO, with the protein MKVNVIGAGLAGSEAAYFLANKGIKVRLFEMRPITTTEAHKTDKFGELVCSNTLGSFEITTGAGLLKKEMELLNSLVIKAAKHSYVKAGSALAVDRNEFSDFMTKTILSHPNIEVVREEVESLDENELNIVATGPLTSEKFSKYLKNLITDDYLYFYDAIAPIVEASSVDFSKGFWGSRYDKGDDYFNCTMTKEEYDIFYNELLKAEKVPTKDFERVVHFEGCLPIEEMASRGYETLVFGPMSPKGLKHHISKDVYAIVQLRKETKEGEALSLVGFQTKLTYKEQVRVFRLIPCLRNAVFSRLGSMHRNTFLQSNKLLRSTLELRKNPNILFAGQITGVEGYSASAATGIIAGINAWLKLEGKEPITPPKTTMLGALLDYISSKEGELQPMNPVFGLLPDIEAPKKHKKLLKAYRALFDMKKFIEHHKIHD; encoded by the coding sequence ATGAAAGTAAACGTCATAGGAGCAGGGCTTGCTGGTTCAGAAGCGGCTTATTTTTTAGCAAACAAAGGCATAAAAGTTAGACTTTTTGAAATGAGGCCAATAACTACTACAGAGGCTCACAAAACGGATAAATTTGGAGAGCTTGTTTGTAGCAACACCCTTGGAAGTTTTGAAATAACTACTGGGGCAGGCCTTCTAAAAAAAGAGATGGAACTTTTAAACTCCCTTGTTATAAAAGCTGCAAAACACTCTTATGTCAAAGCCGGAAGCGCTTTGGCGGTAGATAGAAACGAGTTTTCAGATTTTATGACAAAAACGATATTGTCTCATCCAAATATAGAAGTTGTAAGAGAAGAAGTAGAAAGCCTAGATGAAAACGAGCTAAATATAGTAGCCACAGGGCCTCTTACCTCAGAAAAGTTTTCAAAATACTTAAAGAATCTTATAACAGATGATTATCTTTACTTTTACGATGCGATAGCTCCAATCGTAGAAGCTTCAAGCGTTGACTTTTCAAAGGGATTTTGGGGTTCTAGATATGACAAAGGAGATGATTATTTTAACTGTACAATGACCAAAGAAGAGTACGATATATTTTATAATGAGCTTTTAAAAGCAGAAAAAGTACCCACCAAAGATTTTGAAAGAGTGGTGCACTTTGAAGGATGCCTTCCTATAGAAGAAATGGCATCAAGGGGTTATGAAACGCTTGTTTTTGGACCAATGAGCCCAAAAGGTTTAAAACATCACATATCAAAAGATGTATATGCAATAGTACAGCTAAGAAAAGAAACAAAAGAAGGAGAAGCCCTTTCTTTGGTGGGATTTCAAACAAAACTTACCTATAAAGAACAAGTAAGAGTATTCAGGCTTATACCTTGCCTTAGAAATGCTGTTTTCTCAAGACTTGGCTCTATGCATAGAAACACATTCTTACAATCCAACAAACTTTTAAGATCAACTCTTGAATTAAGAAAAAATCCAAACATACTTTTTGCAGGACAAATAACCGGTGTTGAAGGCTATTCAGCTTCCGCTGCCACTGGTATTATAGCAGGTATAAACGCATGGTTAAAATTAGAAGGCAAAGAACCTATAACACCACCAAAAACCACCATGTTAGGAGCGCTCTTAGACTATATAAGCTCTAAAGAAGGAGAGCTTCAACCTATGAATCCAGTTTTTGGGCTTTTACCAGACATAGAGGCTCCCAAAAAGCATAAAAAATTATTAAAAGCTTACAGAGCACTTTTTGATATGAAAAAGTTTATAGAGCATCACAAGATACATGATTGA
- a CDS encoding ATP phosphoribosyltransferase regulatory subunit, whose translation MNGFLDLKASKVFKQFIVFAEEILSEKGYSFIKLPMFDSFYNQMRTTTNYNELITIRSSKEVFVLRRDMTYQVASYIASLKERTLPIRIYYEGEVFSWENEIKSDYQLGLEYIGYDKDDGIFEVIDIIHKLLAFFNNDIFIYINDEAILKELLSKFDDKHKEDVKYALTSKNLNTLYKYDLDWMLLEDENVVFEKLSAFNIDSTRLQNVFYILKNKSLNVRLDISELKSIPYYDGITFSFYSPNHPFAIASGGEYQILKNIYNLDIKACGGAIYLSSILEKI comes from the coding sequence GTGAATGGTTTTTTAGATTTAAAAGCTTCAAAAGTGTTTAAACAATTTATAGTGTTTGCAGAAGAGATATTAAGTGAAAAAGGATATAGTTTTATAAAGCTTCCAATGTTTGATAGCTTTTATAATCAAATGAGAACCACCACCAACTACAATGAACTTATCACCATAAGGTCTTCAAAAGAGGTGTTTGTTTTAAGAAGAGATATGACTTATCAAGTGGCAAGCTATATAGCTTCTTTAAAAGAAAGAACTTTACCAATAAGGATATATTATGAAGGTGAAGTGTTTTCTTGGGAAAATGAAATAAAATCCGATTATCAGCTTGGTTTAGAATACATAGGATACGATAAAGACGATGGGATATTTGAAGTAATTGATATTATACATAAGCTTTTAGCATTTTTTAACAACGATATTTTCATTTATATAAACGATGAAGCCATACTAAAGGAGCTTCTGTCAAAGTTTGATGATAAACATAAAGAAGATGTAAAATACGCTCTTACATCAAAAAATCTAAATACACTTTATAAATATGACCTTGATTGGATGCTTTTGGAAGATGAAAATGTAGTTTTTGAAAAACTAAGCGCTTTTAACATCGATAGCACTAGGCTCCAAAATGTTTTTTATATTTTAAAAAATAAGTCTTTAAACGTAAGACTTGATATATCAGAGTTAAAATCTATCCCTTACTACGATGGTATAACGTTTTCTTTCTATTCCCCAAATCATCCTTTTGCAATAGCCTCTGGTGGTGAATATCAGATTTTAAAAAATATTTATAATTTAGATATAAAAGCGTGCGGTGGTGCCATATATCTTTCTTCCATATTGGAGAAAATATAA
- a CDS encoding LPS-assembly protein LptD codes for MLLIVALSYGTEPVKILSDILIKEPNNQVIAKKDVVIYYEDYTIYCDKAIYDKNSKTITLIGHVHLINVVNQENIYGKMGKLNLSTKQGYFLDAYGKLHNIYFVANKITKDDKVYFIKKGVVSTCKIDKELKDKKLRLCVFSAKVTNKYVYANSNILAYKKLPILYIPYGIFPVGKRRSGLLPPLIGSNTYNAFIYQQPIYFAISQDKDMTITPEYRNNEGEGLSFQYRQAFTKKDYINFNTYYFKEPSTPGEWWYGRDLSTFRSNRYRLDIFGRYDGIDFKLDTISDPYFMQDMYFKSIQRTIPYLTSYVNYEKDNKDFFADVSFHFFYDTTSNTNAYTLQRLPEIDFLWKNHPLFDNIYYNISAQNTYFYREDGLKGDRLIVNPNLTKTLSLGPFTNSTNINFLGTKYIALNQSGYKSSTYQVLFQNKTFFSKNFHIKSLNINNFYELSYNYQPINNTNNPIFDYKDYQSNQNYLDFKINNAFTYNGYNFANVYLEDGYTFLKEYAFPTYLSSLNSFVTSASYQNSNLIVHKPLLPLRTTITFRPFQNLSYTIDSFYDFNKNEFPEENQYINVNFKKFNFYLGDSTAKDINRKYTLNQQSYGASYAYKAFNINGGIIHDDISGHDVSRYLNLTYNGECYSVSLSFQEYFDGTRNQYINYVLLTFNVFNLEHLTVPISR; via the coding sequence TTGCTTTTAATAGTAGCTTTATCATACGGAACTGAGCCTGTAAAGATACTATCTGATATTTTGATAAAAGAACCAAACAACCAAGTGATAGCAAAAAAAGATGTGGTGATATACTACGAAGATTATACGATATACTGTGATAAAGCCATATACGATAAAAACTCAAAAACTATAACTTTGATTGGGCATGTGCATCTTATCAACGTTGTAAATCAGGAAAACATTTATGGTAAAATGGGAAAACTAAACCTATCAACAAAGCAAGGATACTTTTTAGACGCTTACGGAAAACTTCACAACATATATTTTGTAGCTAATAAAATAACAAAAGATGATAAAGTTTATTTTATAAAAAAAGGAGTGGTAAGCACTTGTAAAATAGATAAAGAATTAAAGGATAAAAAGTTGCGTCTTTGTGTTTTTAGTGCAAAAGTAACCAACAAATACGTATATGCAAATTCAAACATTTTAGCTTACAAAAAACTACCTATTCTTTATATACCTTACGGCATATTTCCTGTAGGCAAAAGAAGAAGTGGCTTACTTCCACCTCTTATAGGCTCAAATACCTACAATGCATTTATATATCAACAACCCATATATTTTGCAATATCTCAAGATAAAGACATGACAATAACCCCAGAATACAGAAACAACGAAGGTGAAGGACTCTCTTTCCAATATCGACAAGCTTTTACAAAAAAAGATTATATAAATTTCAACACATACTACTTTAAAGAGCCCTCCACACCAGGAGAATGGTGGTATGGTAGAGATTTGTCAACATTTAGGTCTAACCGATACAGATTAGACATCTTTGGAAGATACGACGGTATTGATTTTAAGCTAGATACAATATCAGATCCTTACTTTATGCAGGATATGTATTTCAAATCCATCCAGAGGACTATACCTTACTTAACTTCTTATGTAAATTACGAAAAAGACAATAAAGACTTTTTTGCAGATGTAAGTTTTCACTTTTTTTACGATACTACATCAAACACAAATGCCTATACACTCCAAAGGCTTCCAGAAATAGATTTTTTATGGAAAAACCATCCTCTTTTTGATAACATCTACTATAACATAAGTGCTCAAAACACATATTTTTACAGAGAAGATGGACTAAAAGGAGATAGGCTTATCGTAAATCCAAACCTAACAAAAACCCTTAGCCTCGGACCTTTTACCAACAGCACAAATATAAACTTCTTAGGTACAAAGTATATAGCCTTAAATCAAAGCGGCTACAAATCCTCAACATATCAAGTTCTATTTCAAAACAAAACGTTTTTTAGCAAAAATTTTCATATTAAAAGCCTAAATATAAACAACTTTTACGAGCTATCTTACAACTATCAACCTATCAACAATACCAACAACCCAATATTTGATTACAAAGATTACCAGTCAAATCAAAATTATTTAGATTTTAAAATAAACAACGCTTTTACTTACAACGGTTACAACTTTGCAAACGTATATTTAGAAGATGGTTATACGTTTTTAAAAGAGTACGCTTTCCCCACATATCTTAGTTCACTAAATTCATTTGTTACATCCGCTAGTTATCAAAATTCAAACCTCATAGTGCATAAACCTCTATTACCTCTTAGGACCACAATAACATTTAGACCTTTTCAAAATTTGTCTTATACAATAGATAGTTTTTATGATTTTAACAAAAATGAATTTCCAGAAGAAAACCAATATATAAACGTAAATTTTAAAAAGTTCAACTTTTACCTTGGTGATAGCACAGCAAAAGATATAAACAGAAAATATACACTAAATCAGCAAAGCTACGGCGCATCTTATGCTTACAAAGCTTTTAACATAAACGGTGGTATAATCCATGATGATATAAGTGGACACGATGTGTCTAGGTATTTAAACCTAACTTACAACGGAGAATGTTATTCTGTATCGTTGTCTTTTCAAGAGTACTTTGATGGTACAAGAAATCAATATATAAATTATGTTCTTTTGACTTTTAATGTATTTAACTTAGAGCATCTAACCGTACCAATATCTAGGTAA
- a CDS encoding HAD-IIA family hydrolase, which yields MKILVDLDGVLVKDKEFNLFEDSKAFLSFLKTKNFKILSNNSTRPPEELVKILNEKGLNVEDKDILTPLKILPDYLKEKDISSCFVIGTDHLKAYLSKFVEVKDDIDVESVIIGQDKRLSFEKLKKAISAVFLNKAKIIPINHSKIVKDSDGLYFQGSGSLAFMIANATDYKEDIPNLGKPSELFLSKALNNDEYKDSVIISDDFYTDLIGAKALGIKTIFITTGKYKKEDLEKTDFRPDFIVSSLKEAEEILLSLES from the coding sequence ATGAAAATACTAGTGGATTTAGATGGTGTATTGGTAAAAGATAAAGAGTTCAACCTTTTTGAAGATTCAAAAGCGTTTTTAAGCTTTTTAAAAACCAAAAACTTTAAAATATTATCAAACAACTCCACAAGACCACCTGAAGAGCTGGTAAAAATACTAAACGAAAAAGGATTAAACGTTGAAGATAAAGATATTCTGACACCTTTAAAAATACTTCCAGATTATCTTAAAGAAAAAGATATATCTTCTTGTTTTGTAATAGGTACAGATCACTTAAAAGCCTATTTATCAAAATTTGTAGAGGTAAAAGACGATATAGATGTAGAAAGTGTAATCATAGGTCAAGACAAACGGCTAAGCTTTGAAAAGTTAAAAAAAGCAATATCAGCAGTATTTTTAAACAAAGCAAAAATAATACCTATAAATCACAGCAAAATCGTAAAGGACTCTGACGGGCTTTATTTTCAAGGTTCTGGTTCTTTGGCTTTTATGATAGCAAATGCCACAGATTACAAGGAAGATATACCAAACTTAGGAAAACCATCAGAACTATTTTTATCAAAAGCTTTAAACAACGATGAATACAAAGATAGTGTAATAATAAGCGATGATTTTTATACAGACTTGATAGGAGCTAAAGCTCTTGGCATAAAGACTATATTTATTACCACTGGTAAATATAAAAAAGAAGATTTAGAAAAAACCGATTTTAGACCAGACTTCATAGTAAGCTCTTTAAAAGAAGCGGAGGAGATATTATTAAGTTTAGAATCTTAG
- a CDS encoding YdcH family protein produces MDRKAIEEKLYKEDHHYRHLKDKHDELDKEIMKMEKHHPMTYDLELQIEALKKERLKLKDEMELIVVEYMKKHGEVA; encoded by the coding sequence ATGGATAGAAAAGCTATTGAAGAAAAGTTATACAAAGAAGATCATCATTATAGGCATTTAAAGGACAAACACGATGAACTAGACAAAGAAATAATGAAAATGGAAAAGCACCATCCTATGACTTATGATTTGGAACTTCAAATAGAAGCTCTCAAAAAAGAAAGGCTTAAATTAAAAGACGAAATGGAGTTAATTGTTGTAGAATATATGAAAAAGCATGGAGAAGTGGCATGA
- the leuD gene encoding 3-isopropylmalate dehydratase small subunit, protein MIIKGRIWKFKDNIDTDQIIPARYLNTSDPLELASHVMEDSEKPNFAKEHQEGDIIVAGKNFGSGSSREHAPIAIKYAGVPVVVAKSFARIFFRNAINIGLPIVECKEAVDEAEDGDIFEIDLENGIVKNVTKNKTYSSTKFPEELMAILRAGGLMEYAKSRLSS, encoded by the coding sequence ATGATTATAAAAGGTAGAATATGGAAGTTTAAAGACAATATAGATACAGATCAGATTATACCTGCAAGATATTTAAATACATCAGATCCTTTGGAGCTTGCATCTCACGTAATGGAAGACTCTGAAAAACCAAACTTTGCGAAAGAGCATCAAGAAGGTGATATCATAGTAGCTGGTAAAAATTTTGGTTCTGGCTCTTCTAGGGAACATGCTCCTATAGCTATAAAGTATGCTGGTGTACCAGTGGTGGTGGCTAAAAGCTTTGCAAGGATATTTTTTAGAAATGCAATAAACATAGGTCTTCCGATAGTAGAGTGCAAAGAAGCTGTAGATGAAGCTGAAGATGGAGATATTTTTGAAATAGACCTTGAAAATGGTATAGTAAAAAATGTTACAAAAAATAAAACCTATTCTTCTACTAAATTTCCAGAAGAGCTTATGGCTATACTAAGAGCTGGTGGGCTGATGGAATATGCAAAATCAAGATTATCTTCTTAA
- the pyrE gene encoding orotate phosphoribosyltransferase, with translation MQNQDYLLKLKELIKKYSLLVADEPKFKLVSGKLSKYYIDLKQVTFDPEGIYILGNVLYDMLKPFDVDAAGGLTLGADPMAYAVSIISFEKGRPIKPFVVRKEPKDHGMGKQIEGKLENVKNVAILEDVSTTGGSSLKAANVCKNASLNVVGIFTIVDREEGAKENIEKEGFKFYSVFKLSELL, from the coding sequence ATGCAAAATCAAGATTATCTTCTTAAGTTAAAAGAACTTATAAAAAAATATTCTCTTTTGGTAGCAGATGAACCTAAGTTTAAACTAGTTTCTGGTAAGCTTAGTAAGTATTATATAGATTTAAAACAAGTTACCTTTGATCCAGAAGGCATATACATACTTGGCAACGTTTTGTATGATATGCTAAAACCTTTTGACGTTGATGCTGCAGGTGGACTTACGCTAGGAGCCGATCCTATGGCATATGCGGTTTCAATTATATCCTTTGAAAAAGGCAGGCCTATAAAACCTTTTGTAGTAAGAAAAGAGCCAAAAGATCACGGCATGGGTAAGCAAATAGAAGGTAAGCTAGAAAACGTTAAAAATGTGGCTATATTAGAAGATGTATCTACTACAGGTGGGTCTTCTTTAAAAGCTGCAAACGTTTGCAAAAACGCTTCTTTGAACGTGGTAGGTATATTTACCATCGTAGATAGAGAAGAAGGCGCCAAAGAAAATATAGAAAAGGAAGGTTTTAAATTTTATTCTGTGTTTAAATTATCTGAGCTTTTGTGA
- a CDS encoding TlyA family RNA methyltransferase, translating to MKKRLDLLLVEKGLVSSREKAQAFIMEGRVFVNGKAVLKAGTLVQEEDGIELLGEEKFVSRAGYKLENAIKEFDVDVSEKICLDIGSSTGGFTDCLLQYGAKLVYAVDVGHLQMHEKLRKDPRVMLFEDTDIRVFKKPDDIDFDIVTVDVSFISLKKIGEYIKNLCSYYTKLLMLVKPQFELSPKHLKKGIVKDDSAKMLALESVISHFESIGFELLAYTKARPKGTKGNEEFFTYFILKDYNKTK from the coding sequence GTGAAAAAAAGACTAGATCTATTGTTGGTGGAAAAGGGCTTGGTTTCTTCTCGTGAGAAAGCTCAAGCTTTTATAATGGAGGGAAGGGTTTTTGTAAATGGTAAAGCTGTTTTAAAAGCTGGTACCCTTGTGCAAGAAGAAGATGGTATTGAGCTTTTAGGAGAAGAAAAATTTGTATCAAGAGCAGGCTATAAGCTCGAAAATGCCATAAAAGAGTTTGATGTGGATGTGTCTGAGAAAATATGCCTTGATATAGGATCTTCTACGGGTGGGTTTACGGATTGTCTTCTTCAATACGGTGCAAAATTGGTTTATGCTGTAGACGTAGGGCATCTTCAAATGCATGAAAAGCTAAGAAAAGATCCAAGGGTGATGTTGTTTGAAGATACAGACATAAGAGTTTTTAAAAAGCCAGATGATATCGATTTTGATATTGTTACTGTAGATGTGTCTTTTATCTCTCTTAAGAAGATAGGAGAGTATATTAAAAATCTTTGCTCTTATTATACAAAACTTCTTATGCTTGTAAAACCTCAATTTGAGCTTTCTCCAAAGCATCTAAAAAAAGGAATAGTAAAAGATGATAGTGCTAAAATGCTTGCTCTTGAAAGTGTCATATCTCATTTTGAATCTATAGGTTTTGAGCTTTTAGCATATACAAAAGCAAGACCAAAAGGTACCAAAGGAAACGAAGAATTTTTTACTTATTTCATATTAAAGGATTATAATAAGACAAAATGA